Proteins from a genomic interval of Zingiber officinale cultivar Zhangliang chromosome 1B, Zo_v1.1, whole genome shotgun sequence:
- the LOC122009103 gene encoding zinc finger protein ZAT5-like, with protein MDCVEDVVDHNSSSGSDQFLASPLVKRKRTKRQRPPATAVGPASSISSAELSSSTAVTEEDEDMANCLILLAQGRAVQISDEPKEATIDAKGSRAEAYKCKTCNKCFPSFQALGGHRTSHKKPKTAVLLDRANIPGAAQTEVFQMTAGSMTARPVATTSSNDDGTGNNKPRVHECSICRAEFSSGQALGGHMRRHRPLTAPADPKEIKKDRNVFSLDLNLPAPAEDDCEAETAKSSTTAFPFESRRPLVFSASSLVDCHY; from the coding sequence ATGGACTGTGTAGAAGATGTAGTCGATCACAACAGCAGCAGCGGGAGCGATCAGTTCCTCGCCTCGCCGCTCGTCAAGCGCAAGAGGACGAAGCGGCAGAGGCCGCCCGCCACCGCCGTCGGCCCTGCCTCGTCCATCTCGTCGGCGGAGCTTTCCAGCAGCACGGCCGTCACGGAGGAGGATGAGGACATGGCCAATTGCCTCATCCTTCTCGCTCAGGGACGTGCGGTGCAGATTTCCGACGAGCCTAAGGAAGCCACGATCGATGCCAAGGGCAGCAGAGCCGAGGCCTACAAGTGCAAGACGTGCAACAAGTGTTTCCCCTCCTTCCAAGCTCTCGGAGGCCACCGCACCAGCCACAAGAAACCCAAGACGGCGGTCCTCCTCGACCGAGCCAATATCCCTGGCGCCGCACAGACAGAGGTTTTCCAGATGACTGCCGGTTCTATGACGGCGAGGCCGGTCGCGACGACATCGAGCAACGACGACGGAACCGGGAACAACAAGCCGAGAGTGCACGAGTGCTCCATATGTAGAGCGGAGTTCTCATCAGGACAGGCTCTCGGCGGCCACATGCGGCGGCACCGCCCGCTGACTGCGCCGGCAGATCCGAAGGAAATAAAAAAAGACAGGAACGTCTTCTCCCTAGATCTCAATCTCCCCGCGCCGGCAGAAGACGACTGCGAGGCCGAGACGGCAAAGTCATCAACGACGGCTTTCCCCTTCGAAAGCCGGCGACCGCTTGTCTTCTCGGCCTCGTCCCTGGTGGACTGTCATTACTAA